Within Desmodus rotundus isolate HL8 chromosome 6, HLdesRot8A.1, whole genome shotgun sequence, the genomic segment CTCGGAGATGGAGCGTGAAGTGACCAAGGCCACACGGAGTGTGAAGAGCTCAGCTTGACTTCCTGCTCAGGGCACTGTCCACCCGCAGGCTGGCAGCACCTGTTCCCCGGCACAGGCTCAGACATGAGTTCCCTGCGTTCCCCCTGGGCCACGATTCTGCCTGTCCCATGTGGCGTAACTCATCCCGGACCACATCCTGCTGCAGGGAGTGAGAACATAGCCCCAGGAGGAGGCTAACTGAGGAGGGACACAATCTGGATGACAAAGGCTATGCTGACCTTATGGGACTATAAGGTCAGACTATAAGGTTAGCCTTTagagaggctggaggaggagaaCCAAGAAAACACACCAGGAACTCCAGGCCAAACCCCGCTACTTACAAAACGCCCTTGGACGCATGCCTCATTcgtcatttttcttctctttccccagtctgtgtttgtttctgtagaaGAAAAGTagtttcagatattttttctggTGAAATTTTATCCTTAGAgatacaatgtttttattttccattacttCCATCTTTAAAACTAGACCAGGAAGCTAAGCTGTCCTGCCATGGAGAAAGTAGAACCTGGAAGAACCCAGTGACAACGAAGAGTCATACTTGGGCCCCTGCCTGCCATGAGGAGCTTTGGAAGGTGTGGGGTGTAATTGCAAGGGGCAGTCTCTGGAGAGAGAAATGGTTGCCTCATTGCTAAAATTTACTGAGTAATTATTATGTAGAGCTTGCATGAATTGCCTATTTTAATCTCATTACTATTGTTCTAGTATTAAAGATAAGTCAGTTGATGCCCAGAGAGAAGTGAATTAACTTGTCTGAGGTCACTCAGCTAAAAAGTGGTAGAGCTAGGATGTGAGTCCAGGTATTTGGCTCTGGTCTCATACTTCGTCGTTccgtactttttttttttcatcgcTCTGTCCCTTGTCTCACACGTAGGGTATTATGCTCAGGGCAAGGAACACAGCAAGGAACAAGATGTTTTAGAAGCTTGCTGGTTGAGTCTCCTGCCTTGTGGGCCTTTTGAGACCTGATTTGGGATTATAATCTTGCAAGCTTGGAAAAAAGAGTCCTCATTTGATGCAcgagaaaaagaaaggcaaacacAGGGCATTGTCTTACCCAAGATCCTAGAAAGACAGTTGCAAGACAGGATTAGAAACTAGATGTCTCATCAGCACTCTATTGCCCTGTCTCGGCTCTGGGAGTGCTCTCCATTCAGCAGACTGTGGTTAATGCCCCCAGTGATTAACCAAAGCTTCCTTTGGGCTGGAGCACCTCCAGAGCCCAGGAGCACTAGGGGCCAAAGGATGGTGTTTGGTGAGAGAGGGAAAAGCAGAAGCGGAACAGTTTTGCTTTTGGACTTTGGTGACACTTGCAGCCCCAGATATagtgccccaggccccagggtgaAGGgggatcccgggtcagggcaggGTCTGCAGATGGAGGGCTTTGTGAGGGTATTCAGAGATTCACAGATGTGCTGATGAGGAGAGACGGATTCTGCAGGTCAGGAGTGCAGGAAGGCTCTTAACCGCGATgtttatggaaattatttttggtaaagagaaggagagagagatccATTGTAGTGGCTGGTGAGACACTCTCCTGTGGAGCTCCCACCAGCAGCTccagggccaggactgggcacGAGAAGCCCCTTACCTTTTATGGGTCACCTTTTTGTTTAACGTACAGATCATCCCACAGAAGGCAGAACAGCACTGAAGTTCTTTTGGGCAATCTTCCTGCAACGTACAGAACATAGTACAGTTTTCAGGAGCCACTCTGCAGGGTGGAGGTTCCAAGATATACTCTGGAATACAGAACAGGAAAGAGAAGTGCCTGAACAACAGCCTGGAGTGACAGTCAGAACTCCAAAAGCCCAAAGAACTGCCAGGAAAACAGCCACCCTGATCTCCCTCGTGTGGCCCTGGGGAAGTAGAGTAAGAATTTGCCCTTAGC encodes:
- the WFDC13 gene encoding WAP four-disulfide core domain protein 13 — translated: MKPVLLLQLLLLIHLAPQLVPGSPKQHFMKYILEPPPCRVAPENCTMFCTLQEDCPKELQCCSAFCGMICTLNKKVTHKRNKHRLGKEKKNDE